In a single window of the Rhodopirellula bahusiensis genome:
- a CDS encoding DUF1583 domain-containing protein, whose amino-acid sequence MNSKKLLLQSKIPCRSIAITLVSLATLWLTQNASNCAAQDSLTRLSDAFGATTVAKAKPSYTALVLPALRDRDPETALRELDAVGGLAISDLIYSDLPSAAAALNRSMGQLSSDQQYELLEEWTLPTEQRKRVRVLSTPLPTDAPPKVFARSIGERPRDNTFAVASVGPVKGFFCSGWMLLQAANDLGRLPRLRIALEELREQNVSGAEELLVLSQLLGARGNLEMATSFLNAQADLPTEATPLTSRDITVAAIAAAAMQHDSTQAAAEAYLATLVDRAVDDRSIGMRPFLRIAHAIAVQCHRGESPPDVLFQNQMKFWVPATVRTSKDIQRGHSRGMWLTHERHVLHMAGGTADVLLCRFPLVGQFDFVCETQSGGSIGTDGGLVYGGIQFQATGRNTTLSVWDADAQHRSDQMSPFARTAAQPVFNRVSIRSTKDSSQFESNLHPIWFDREAARMSPWIGLRSSGTKRPVFRNLTLTGEPIIPKQVDLIAGNELRGWQSSFYDESQPPFRKTLPDGAVAFGAADIEPESAEIDWKVQSGTLIGSAKSDPTEAEHPGLLQYQRPLLDGESISYQFQLGEDDSIVHPAIGRMAFLLEPTGMRVRWLTTGSNDWTTLPMDNTALEPLSRRGPRSIPLKRNELNDVRVGLADGKVLVHLNEELVYERDLESNAGTQFGLYRSRRSSPATVQNVVMKGDWPESVPEEFLSNPVATVDR is encoded by the coding sequence ATGAATTCGAAAAAGCTTCTTCTGCAAAGCAAGATTCCATGTCGATCGATTGCAATCACGCTCGTTAGCTTGGCGACGCTTTGGTTGACTCAAAACGCATCCAACTGTGCGGCGCAAGACAGCCTGACACGTTTGTCGGATGCCTTTGGGGCGACGACGGTTGCGAAGGCAAAGCCGTCTTACACTGCACTCGTGTTGCCCGCGCTGCGAGACCGCGATCCGGAGACGGCACTACGAGAGCTGGACGCAGTGGGTGGTTTGGCGATCTCCGATCTGATCTACAGCGACTTGCCATCGGCCGCGGCCGCTTTGAATCGTTCGATGGGCCAGTTGAGTAGTGATCAGCAGTACGAACTGCTGGAGGAGTGGACACTCCCGACGGAGCAACGCAAACGAGTGCGAGTTCTATCGACGCCGTTACCAACGGACGCTCCGCCTAAAGTCTTTGCTCGATCGATTGGCGAACGGCCGCGAGACAATACATTTGCGGTTGCTTCGGTCGGTCCCGTCAAAGGCTTCTTTTGCAGTGGATGGATGCTGTTGCAAGCTGCGAATGACCTCGGACGCTTGCCAAGATTGCGAATCGCGTTGGAAGAGCTTCGGGAGCAAAACGTTTCCGGTGCGGAGGAGTTGTTGGTGCTGTCACAATTGTTGGGAGCCCGCGGAAACCTGGAGATGGCAACGTCGTTCTTGAACGCCCAAGCTGACCTGCCAACCGAAGCCACGCCACTGACGTCTCGTGATATCACCGTCGCCGCGATCGCTGCCGCTGCGATGCAGCACGATTCCACTCAAGCGGCGGCGGAAGCCTACTTGGCGACCTTGGTTGATCGAGCGGTGGACGATCGGTCGATTGGAATGCGTCCATTTCTTCGAATTGCACACGCAATTGCCGTTCAGTGTCATCGCGGGGAGTCGCCGCCCGACGTTTTGTTTCAGAATCAAATGAAGTTCTGGGTCCCGGCAACGGTTCGAACATCGAAGGACATTCAGCGCGGGCACTCGCGAGGCATGTGGCTGACGCACGAGCGACATGTGTTGCACATGGCAGGAGGGACCGCGGACGTTTTGTTGTGTCGATTCCCGTTGGTTGGTCAGTTTGATTTTGTTTGCGAGACTCAATCTGGTGGTTCAATCGGCACCGATGGCGGGCTGGTTTACGGCGGGATTCAATTCCAAGCCACAGGCCGCAACACCACGCTTTCGGTCTGGGACGCCGACGCGCAGCATCGATCCGATCAAATGTCACCGTTCGCGCGAACTGCCGCCCAACCGGTTTTTAATCGCGTTTCCATTCGCTCGACGAAGGACTCCAGCCAATTCGAATCCAATTTGCATCCGATCTGGTTTGACCGCGAAGCGGCGCGAATGAGTCCATGGATTGGTCTTCGCAGTTCCGGCACCAAGCGGCCCGTGTTCCGCAACCTAACACTCACTGGTGAGCCCATCATTCCCAAACAGGTCGACTTGATTGCCGGGAATGAGCTTCGCGGGTGGCAATCCAGTTTTTACGATGAGTCCCAGCCGCCGTTCCGCAAAACTCTACCCGACGGGGCGGTTGCATTTGGGGCCGCGGACATCGAACCTGAATCGGCCGAGATCGACTGGAAGGTCCAGTCAGGCACGCTCATCGGCAGTGCAAAGTCGGATCCAACCGAGGCCGAACATCCCGGCCTGTTGCAGTATCAACGACCATTGTTAGACGGGGAGTCAATCTCGTATCAATTTCAGCTTGGCGAAGACGACTCGATCGTGCATCCCGCAATTGGACGCATGGCATTTTTGCTGGAGCCAACCGGCATGCGAGTTCGCTGGCTGACCACCGGAAGCAATGACTGGACGACGTTGCCAATGGACAATACTGCACTGGAACCACTCAGTCGCCGAGGCCCGCGATCTATCCCATTGAAACGCAATGAGTTGAACGACGTCCGTGTTGGACTGGCCGATGGAAAGGTTCTTGTGCACCTCAATGAGGAACTCGTCTACGAACGAGATCTCGAATCCAACGCCGGAACTCAGTTCGGACTGTACCGATCCCGTCGCAGTTCACCAGCGACGGTTCAAAACGTCGTGATGAAGGGCGATTGGCCCGAGTCCGTCCCCGAGGAATTCCTTTCCAATCCGGTCGCAACAGTGGATCGTTGA
- a CDS encoding DUF1583 domain-containing protein, with protein sequence MIKTSRVQIVLNCFAIVLALVVWHGVGQRSLLADDRTGRSDEVAAAWIMNDQHASDSGATIDARAEDLAPDEHFLFLRSWVLPGPSYPGLRITADYGIVDDQQRQRPEVDSPALKLVHVAKQLDLLSSLSEAVLGYQAKSPSDRCDQLVLVILVAFEMGDAPLVEKHVDELLKLIRSDESLLEHSRDGIVLLAQQATKTPTLTTAIRELVLFTTLAYRKEYDRPAWIRHLVAAQAKLNDPVKADERSAREASQWYTGSLERAFEHGNAFPHPLPVIERGSYRNPSNYGDDFVFFQSPVQGDYSVDAMATGFGYREAHLLVGGYYAGLVYNHTQSMLGNVRQELGRTSIGEPLTDTHRYGVLRTRVRVRDGVVTTSVNGREIHRQDVGDSVYPWLGVRTNYRVQGGVDNLRITGNPVIPKSIEMVESSDLLGWYDYYQDPGNRPNQLANWSGNRVEDSQGDSTTEITDPRLGYLPRGSHVEHLLRYIRPMVEDGVIEYEFWYDGEQWMAHPALGRTCYLIRETGVTEHRLTDGRYDRRGLRADNERGRGSKQDRLDSLRLNDWNQMQLQRRGDEVILRLNGEVIHNSEVETDGVNPCFGLFHFADQSSLRVRNVRWIGDWPTELPPIEKQLLADDFDGSLDWTASEPGKKLNYRINRDSFARGKFVQVEGDPAKTVVASNEGMVISQFSETGYRGTLVAPDIQVGGDFDVIVAYDQMQCESLKEKIGSVRLHLVADTAEEDMALIQRVEDRSNDQLMQCLRMATVNGEQRRNYFGRIPCDNDAGRLRLSRRGDKVFYLAADGDSDYFYLLGEEQFVTDDLQPLGIQFGVQIQGPNGRVSTRFTELQVRAERLEGANEVDASETFASLNKYRELLPVSMVRDFTRSPVSPAEIYRWGNVQQTASGLKVTAPGTDEWSSAGISLRHRIEGDFDIAFFFDPLQLPTPTQNLQTQLYLQIEWSNDESTQVDAMLSKSDSGAIVSRAMTRTLENGKSTYKIIGNHPYDNPDYFRITRRGNMCFCITGRQAGGQPLMLGAIPVSDEPIDPRRVRVVLHTGGEGRTSEVLLKSIHVRADAATLDVPLPATNRNDRVIVVPTPAKPKPQPTSIFESFRNLFR encoded by the coding sequence ATGATAAAAACCTCAAGGGTTCAAATTGTTTTGAATTGCTTCGCGATTGTCTTAGCGTTGGTCGTTTGGCATGGAGTCGGGCAACGTTCGTTGCTTGCTGACGATCGGACGGGGCGGTCGGATGAAGTGGCCGCAGCTTGGATAATGAATGACCAGCATGCCTCGGACTCCGGTGCAACCATTGACGCTCGTGCGGAGGATCTCGCTCCCGATGAACATTTTCTATTTCTTCGTTCCTGGGTGCTGCCCGGTCCGAGCTATCCGGGGCTTCGCATCACGGCCGACTATGGGATCGTCGATGATCAGCAGCGGCAACGACCGGAGGTTGATTCTCCGGCGCTGAAATTGGTTCACGTCGCCAAACAATTGGATCTGCTTTCATCGCTTTCGGAGGCTGTCCTTGGTTATCAAGCCAAATCACCGAGCGATCGTTGCGATCAATTGGTGCTCGTCATTCTTGTGGCGTTTGAAATGGGCGATGCTCCGCTGGTGGAGAAACACGTGGATGAGTTGTTGAAGCTCATCCGCTCCGATGAATCGCTTTTGGAACATTCGCGGGATGGAATTGTTTTACTCGCTCAGCAAGCGACCAAGACGCCAACTTTGACGACAGCGATTCGCGAACTGGTCTTGTTCACGACGCTGGCTTATCGCAAGGAATACGATCGTCCAGCATGGATTCGTCATTTGGTCGCCGCCCAAGCCAAACTGAACGATCCAGTCAAAGCGGACGAGCGATCGGCCCGGGAGGCTTCACAGTGGTACACGGGAAGTCTCGAAAGGGCCTTTGAGCACGGCAATGCGTTTCCCCATCCACTTCCCGTGATTGAGCGAGGCAGCTATCGCAATCCGTCCAACTACGGAGACGACTTCGTGTTCTTTCAGTCGCCAGTGCAGGGTGACTACTCCGTTGACGCGATGGCAACCGGGTTTGGCTACCGCGAAGCGCATCTTTTGGTCGGCGGTTACTACGCGGGGCTGGTCTACAACCACACGCAAAGCATGCTGGGAAATGTGCGTCAGGAATTAGGACGCACGAGCATCGGTGAGCCACTGACGGACACCCATCGATACGGTGTTTTGCGCACGCGAGTGAGAGTGCGAGATGGAGTGGTGACGACATCGGTCAACGGCCGTGAAATCCATCGGCAAGATGTTGGTGACTCCGTGTATCCGTGGCTCGGCGTTCGCACCAATTACCGAGTGCAAGGCGGCGTCGACAATCTGCGGATCACTGGCAATCCTGTCATCCCGAAAAGCATCGAGATGGTCGAATCTTCCGATCTGCTGGGTTGGTATGACTATTACCAAGACCCCGGAAACCGTCCGAACCAACTGGCGAATTGGTCGGGCAATCGAGTGGAAGATTCTCAGGGCGATTCGACCACCGAAATCACTGACCCGCGATTGGGTTACCTGCCTCGCGGCAGCCATGTGGAGCATCTCCTGCGATACATCCGGCCGATGGTTGAAGACGGGGTGATCGAATATGAATTTTGGTACGACGGAGAGCAGTGGATGGCTCACCCCGCACTCGGGAGAACGTGCTACCTGATTCGCGAAACGGGGGTGACCGAACATCGGTTGACCGACGGACGCTATGACCGACGTGGATTGCGTGCTGACAATGAACGCGGCAGGGGCAGCAAGCAAGATCGGCTTGATTCCTTGCGATTGAATGATTGGAATCAAATGCAGCTTCAGCGGCGGGGGGACGAGGTCATATTGCGATTGAACGGTGAGGTGATCCACAACTCGGAGGTTGAAACCGACGGTGTGAATCCATGCTTTGGTTTGTTCCACTTCGCAGACCAATCGTCACTGCGAGTCCGAAATGTTCGATGGATCGGGGATTGGCCGACTGAGTTGCCACCCATCGAAAAGCAACTTCTGGCGGATGATTTTGACGGAAGCTTGGATTGGACGGCGAGCGAACCGGGCAAGAAGTTGAACTACCGGATCAACCGTGACTCATTCGCCAGAGGCAAGTTTGTTCAGGTCGAAGGTGATCCGGCCAAGACGGTGGTCGCATCCAACGAAGGAATGGTGATCAGCCAGTTCAGCGAAACTGGCTACCGTGGAACATTGGTGGCACCCGACATTCAAGTCGGAGGGGACTTCGACGTCATCGTCGCCTACGATCAAATGCAATGTGAGTCGTTGAAGGAAAAGATCGGCAGTGTGCGTTTGCACTTGGTTGCCGACACGGCGGAGGAGGACATGGCATTGATCCAGCGAGTGGAAGATCGCAGCAACGACCAATTGATGCAGTGCTTGAGAATGGCGACGGTCAATGGGGAACAACGACGCAACTACTTTGGCAGGATCCCTTGTGACAACGACGCCGGGCGACTGAGGCTTTCACGTCGCGGCGACAAAGTGTTTTATTTGGCGGCAGATGGAGATTCGGACTACTTCTATTTGCTTGGTGAAGAACAATTCGTCACAGACGATTTGCAGCCGCTGGGAATTCAATTCGGAGTCCAGATCCAAGGCCCCAATGGTCGGGTGAGCACGCGGTTCACTGAGTTGCAGGTCCGAGCTGAACGTCTCGAAGGTGCGAACGAAGTTGATGCCAGCGAGACATTCGCGTCGTTGAACAAGTATCGCGAATTGCTGCCCGTCTCGATGGTCCGTGATTTCACGCGGTCGCCCGTCAGTCCAGCGGAAATCTACCGATGGGGAAATGTGCAGCAGACAGCCTCGGGGCTGAAAGTCACCGCCCCGGGAACGGATGAATGGTCAAGCGCGGGTATCTCCCTACGGCATCGCATCGAAGGCGATTTTGACATCGCATTTTTCTTTGATCCGTTGCAATTGCCGACTCCAACACAAAACCTTCAGACCCAGCTGTATTTGCAGATCGAATGGAGCAACGACGAAAGCACGCAGGTGGATGCGATGCTGAGCAAGTCCGACTCGGGGGCAATCGTCAGTCGAGCAATGACGCGGACCCTGGAGAACGGGAAATCGACTTACAAGATCATAGGGAATCACCCCTATGACAATCCCGATTACTTCCGAATCACGCGGCGTGGCAACATGTGCTTTTGCATCACGGGTCGACAAGCGGGCGGCCAACCTTTGATGCTGGGCGCCATTCCGGTTTCTGATGAACCGATCGACCCAAGGAGAGTCCGCGTTGTATTGCACACTGGAGGGGAAGGCCGAACGTCAGAAGTGTTGCTGAAGTCGATTCACGTGAGAGCGGATGCGGCGACACTCGATGTTCCTCTCCCAGCGACCAATCGCAATGACCGGGTGATCGTTGTCCCGACACCTGCCAAACCAAAACCGCAGCCCACCAGCATCTTTGAATCTTTTCGCAATCTCTTCCGTTGA
- a CDS encoding DUF1583 domain-containing protein, which translates to MSACVAVLFLPSDGRSADPVKSGERVSDAASLNHLFGEGVIQENAVEFLSRIRELTPAQQYQELRQWVLPGKGHEIRVGGSIARPAGKTSDVADRHWTTLSEYPESGWIHCPAREMVALATQLNFQSELKSQIAELQPVGEQQIQAKETLSTLLAIAASDREDVLQRLTERFAKNRHWQDLNAAELWWSDLIILWAAVENPATTDLVIEELFGAFSGLRDYIPDSEFDLTADYLCLLFGYCSARTHDSLASVPDSFDVFSRVDAASHGRGSVLPRFAMHDQGVVKVSGHELDYLVYRNPLVGDYEAVAEVSTLNGAFSEIMAGGLAANPSDSRPISSVGSFAKGNWEVPVDEPIEPLSGESFVRVTSSAGKLEHFFNGRRVLVDSSRNASAPWVGIRGWRRSKGHISDLRITGQPGDPGAIDLLSDPSLRGWASYYDADENNGLGIWKAKELGDVLHLTSERTGGCLGSHDEDLLYYVRPIVWDARINYEFLCDEDSYAVHPCIGRTAFLITSSGVSLHEITDGLFQKTPLRPDNMKATAGGTTPGLVKGWNRAEVQFRGNRVAVLLNGKRIAERQIDVDESRTFGFFHFRDQTRAVVRNLHLSGDWTKSLPDLQEQSLASEMVKDLEAAAEALPEKWTHDFRNGIPEDSFIVDGRADRLSQLPDGIHMVRATPSDKTAIRLSGIVDGDFEITFGFKDLQIGDEEPTWHCGLGMTVQLDNGHRSCLDVCIRRDRLSGLPDVAFVHNTKNPGGGYKWVRGWTRRELSTSGRLRLVRRGGTIYGLFAQGDSSQFRLIGSTEIPLGPVPPLGFYNYSVGGKGMSVRGTWTDLTIRADTIDLQSAESPFTLENLNRARDEMHALDLNLTKQAMLNGEWIVADGPAESINDTSDGLLFTALGGAETAERVAILKPLQHTVAADIQAEFSIIKAVGNRESGMTTEAVIGMHLSEIGTVEFDPLHLTVTEATLITRYEPDGRIELRPRIVARNQDGKTIYQPLRSLIVESPGQLRIALRDQALHFLYQVDGSENETLVAVHKLKRKTVATKAETWFIGGLNNGEMRAVLKRMSIHTDPSTPTTDSWTAPFQAMPANAPSTANPPEDSVPSQIYNSIRNVFR; encoded by the coding sequence ATGAGCGCATGCGTTGCTGTGCTGTTCTTGCCCAGCGACGGTCGGTCCGCGGATCCAGTGAAGAGTGGCGAGCGTGTGTCGGATGCGGCGTCGCTGAATCACTTGTTTGGCGAAGGCGTGATTCAAGAAAACGCGGTTGAATTCCTTTCGCGGATTCGAGAGTTGACTCCTGCGCAGCAATATCAAGAACTGCGTCAGTGGGTATTGCCGGGCAAGGGCCATGAGATCCGAGTCGGAGGTTCGATTGCTCGACCCGCTGGAAAAACATCTGATGTGGCGGATCGACATTGGACGACATTGTCAGAGTATCCGGAGAGCGGATGGATTCATTGTCCCGCTCGAGAAATGGTCGCTTTGGCGACGCAGTTGAATTTTCAGTCGGAGTTGAAGAGTCAGATCGCGGAACTGCAACCGGTCGGCGAACAACAAATTCAGGCGAAGGAAACGCTGTCGACCCTATTGGCGATTGCCGCATCTGATCGCGAAGATGTGTTGCAGCGTCTGACGGAACGATTTGCGAAAAATCGACACTGGCAAGATCTGAACGCGGCCGAATTGTGGTGGTCGGACTTGATCATTCTGTGGGCCGCCGTGGAGAATCCCGCGACGACCGATTTAGTGATCGAAGAATTGTTCGGCGCGTTCTCCGGGCTTCGAGACTACATTCCTGACTCAGAGTTCGACCTGACTGCGGATTACCTGTGTTTGTTGTTTGGGTACTGTTCCGCTCGAACGCATGACTCGTTGGCGAGTGTTCCTGATTCGTTTGATGTGTTCAGCCGAGTCGATGCTGCTTCCCATGGACGCGGAAGCGTCTTGCCACGCTTTGCCATGCATGACCAAGGGGTGGTGAAAGTTTCCGGGCACGAGCTGGACTACCTCGTGTATCGTAATCCATTGGTAGGTGACTACGAAGCTGTCGCGGAGGTCTCAACTCTCAATGGTGCGTTCAGCGAAATTATGGCTGGTGGATTAGCGGCCAACCCATCGGACTCTCGCCCAATCTCGTCGGTTGGCAGCTTTGCCAAAGGGAATTGGGAAGTTCCAGTCGACGAGCCGATTGAGCCGCTCAGTGGCGAAAGCTTTGTTCGGGTGACCAGTTCTGCTGGCAAGCTCGAACACTTTTTCAATGGGCGGCGTGTTCTCGTTGACTCGTCGCGCAACGCTTCGGCACCGTGGGTTGGCATTCGCGGTTGGCGTCGCTCGAAGGGGCACATCTCCGATTTGCGAATCACGGGACAACCCGGTGATCCGGGGGCGATTGATCTGCTAAGTGATCCATCACTAAGAGGTTGGGCGAGCTACTACGACGCGGATGAGAACAACGGGTTAGGGATTTGGAAGGCCAAAGAACTAGGTGACGTGCTGCACCTGACCAGTGAGCGAACCGGTGGATGTCTCGGCTCTCACGACGAGGACCTCTTGTATTACGTGCGTCCAATCGTTTGGGATGCACGCATCAACTATGAATTCTTATGCGACGAAGATTCTTACGCGGTGCATCCATGCATTGGTCGGACGGCTTTTCTGATCACTTCCAGCGGTGTGTCTCTACATGAGATCACAGATGGATTGTTTCAGAAGACACCTCTTCGACCTGACAATATGAAGGCAACGGCAGGCGGCACAACACCCGGCCTCGTCAAGGGATGGAACCGAGCGGAGGTGCAGTTCAGAGGCAACCGTGTCGCGGTACTGCTGAATGGGAAACGAATTGCGGAGAGGCAAATTGATGTTGATGAATCACGCACGTTTGGTTTCTTCCATTTTCGTGATCAGACTCGAGCTGTGGTTCGCAACCTGCATTTGAGCGGTGATTGGACGAAGTCGTTGCCCGATTTGCAGGAACAGTCACTCGCTTCCGAAATGGTCAAGGACTTGGAAGCTGCTGCCGAGGCATTGCCGGAAAAATGGACGCATGATTTTCGAAACGGAATCCCAGAGGATTCGTTCATCGTGGATGGACGGGCGGATCGTTTGTCGCAATTGCCTGATGGCATTCACATGGTGCGTGCGACGCCGTCCGACAAAACAGCCATCCGCTTGAGTGGCATCGTCGATGGTGATTTCGAGATCACGTTCGGTTTCAAAGACTTGCAAATCGGTGATGAAGAACCGACGTGGCATTGTGGGCTCGGGATGACGGTTCAGCTCGACAACGGACATCGCAGTTGCTTGGATGTTTGTATTCGTCGAGACCGTTTGAGTGGTCTGCCTGATGTTGCCTTTGTCCACAACACAAAGAACCCGGGCGGAGGTTACAAATGGGTTCGTGGCTGGACTCGACGAGAACTTTCGACATCGGGGCGACTGCGTTTGGTAAGGCGAGGAGGCACGATTTATGGCTTGTTCGCTCAAGGTGACTCGTCGCAGTTTCGGCTGATCGGTTCGACGGAGATTCCACTGGGGCCGGTGCCTCCACTCGGTTTTTACAACTACAGCGTGGGCGGCAAAGGCATGAGCGTCCGCGGTACCTGGACCGATCTGACCATTCGAGCGGACACGATTGATTTGCAGTCGGCCGAATCACCCTTTACCCTCGAAAACTTGAATCGAGCACGCGATGAGATGCATGCGTTGGATCTCAACCTGACCAAGCAGGCAATGCTGAATGGGGAGTGGATCGTTGCTGATGGTCCGGCTGAAAGCATTAATGACACAAGCGATGGGCTTCTGTTCACTGCGTTGGGTGGTGCCGAAACGGCAGAAAGGGTCGCGATCCTCAAGCCATTGCAGCACACGGTGGCGGCTGATATTCAAGCCGAATTCTCAATTATCAAAGCGGTTGGGAATCGTGAGAGCGGCATGACAACGGAGGCGGTGATTGGAATGCATCTTTCCGAGATTGGAACGGTGGAGTTCGATCCCTTGCACCTGACCGTTACGGAAGCGACTTTGATCACTCGATACGAGCCCGACGGAAGGATCGAATTGAGACCGCGAATTGTGGCACGTAACCAGGATGGAAAGACGATCTATCAACCGTTGCGCAGCCTAATCGTCGAGTCGCCTGGTCAGTTGCGAATCGCTTTGAGAGACCAGGCTCTGCACTTCCTGTATCAGGTCGATGGTTCAGAGAATGAAACGTTGGTTGCTGTCCATAAACTGAAGCGTAAGACGGTCGCGACCAAAGCGGAGACTTGGTTCATTGGTGGGTTGAACAACGGTGAGATGCGGGCTGTGCTGAAGCGGATGTCGATCCACACCGATCCAAGCACGCCGACGACAGATTCGTGGACTGCTCCTTTTCAGGCAATGCCGGCGAACGCTCCGTCAACGGCGAACCCACCTGAAGATTCGGTACCTTCGCAGATCTACAATTCCATTCGCAATGTGTTTCGTTGA
- a CDS encoding RNA polymerase sigma factor codes for MNNAELIAGLRNREPSAAQYLNDCFVPSIWRFVFYRVDRNAHLAEDIVAEAVLALMSAAIAETEIENPGGWLRTVAHRRIQDHFRAAARVRHLMEDAQHQGEPTDDNDPATQHDQELRRESVREAIDTLPEHYRQTLEWKYVDQVSVKVIAERLDTTEKSVQGTLFRARQALRDQLKPEQIPAAKAKCSKCEKEVPRPIQSEDPPSQKSPSPPKQVSAWFFL; via the coding sequence TTGAATAATGCTGAACTCATTGCCGGATTGCGAAATCGTGAGCCAAGTGCTGCTCAGTATTTGAACGATTGCTTTGTTCCATCGATCTGGCGGTTCGTTTTTTATCGTGTGGATCGGAACGCTCACCTGGCAGAAGACATTGTTGCCGAGGCCGTCTTGGCTCTCATGTCAGCGGCGATTGCCGAGACTGAGATCGAGAACCCTGGCGGATGGCTGCGAACCGTTGCTCACCGACGCATTCAAGATCATTTCCGAGCCGCCGCTCGCGTTCGACATTTGATGGAAGACGCTCAGCACCAAGGTGAGCCCACTGATGACAACGACCCGGCGACTCAACACGACCAAGAACTGCGCCGCGAAAGTGTTCGCGAAGCGATCGACACTTTGCCGGAACACTACCGGCAAACACTTGAATGGAAATACGTGGATCAGGTCAGCGTCAAGGTGATCGCCGAGCGATTGGACACGACCGAGAAAAGCGTTCAAGGAACACTGTTCCGAGCACGCCAAGCTTTGCGTGACCAACTGAAACCGGAACAGATTCCGGCGGCGAAGGCGAAGTGTTCCAAGTGTGAAAAAGAAGTTCCACGTCCAATTCAATCCGAAGATCCCCCATCCCAAAAATCGCCGTCACCTCCCAAACAGGTTTCGGCTTGGTTCTTTTTGTAA